From one Candidatus Sulfotelmatobacter sp. genomic stretch:
- a CDS encoding tetratricopeptide repeat protein has product MALTAAAFLAAVAVHPHAANAAPKPAATASPSPSPSPSATPEPLDHAIPRLEAAVKADPTDKQDAIELAADYLQINRADLAIALTQKLIQGGTKTAQTYYFDGLANQQLGHQAQALADLEQAANLEPTNAGVLGTLTNLYLQLNRPADAERVAKRAITFNKNDENAALAYGSVLAQEQKFDEARQQYEAAATINPKDVRPVLLEAQTYQAQGALALASQLYDRAIAIDPKSIDALAGKARLQAAEHDVTGAIATFETLLNLAVDPADKVIVIDQEGAVYANEKMDGNADQQFRRALTAYPNVLAGHTAYGEYLASRNDRVGAEREFLAGEGPNRDQPDAVVKLGELYAQEKQFGKAIDQFKRLVEIAGNDPRSHLLLAASYAANNQFDKSRDEFKASYNLQHTSEALLGLGQADLRTRNYAECAQVYDAIDRGAPQLARQQPAILYSLGQCYEGAKQNDKARSTYLRLLSYLPPGSQAAGEVKSRIASLDHANQPARKPAAKPTASPKQAALAHKPKPSPTPTH; this is encoded by the coding sequence TTGGCACTCACGGCCGCCGCGTTTCTCGCGGCGGTCGCGGTGCATCCGCACGCCGCGAACGCCGCGCCCAAACCGGCGGCGACCGCGTCGCCGAGCCCCTCGCCGTCGCCCAGCGCGACGCCTGAGCCGCTCGATCACGCGATCCCGCGCCTGGAGGCGGCGGTCAAGGCTGATCCGACCGACAAACAGGACGCGATCGAGCTGGCTGCGGACTATCTGCAGATCAACCGAGCCGATCTCGCGATCGCGCTCACGCAGAAGCTGATCCAGGGCGGGACGAAGACGGCCCAGACCTACTATTTCGACGGGCTGGCCAACCAGCAGCTCGGCCATCAAGCGCAAGCGCTGGCCGATCTCGAGCAAGCCGCGAACCTCGAGCCGACCAACGCCGGCGTGCTGGGGACGCTGACCAACTTGTATCTGCAGCTCAATCGCCCGGCGGACGCAGAGCGCGTCGCCAAGCGCGCGATCACGTTCAACAAGAACGACGAGAACGCGGCGCTGGCCTACGGTTCGGTGCTGGCGCAAGAGCAGAAGTTCGACGAAGCGCGCCAACAGTACGAAGCCGCCGCGACGATCAACCCCAAGGACGTGCGGCCGGTGCTGCTCGAGGCGCAGACCTATCAGGCACAAGGCGCACTCGCGCTGGCCAGCCAGCTCTACGACCGTGCGATCGCGATCGATCCCAAGAGCATCGACGCGCTGGCCGGCAAGGCGCGCCTGCAGGCCGCCGAGCACGACGTCACCGGCGCGATCGCGACCTTCGAGACGCTGCTGAATCTGGCGGTCGACCCGGCCGACAAGGTCATCGTCATCGATCAGGAAGGCGCCGTGTACGCCAACGAAAAGATGGACGGCAACGCCGACCAGCAATTCCGCCGCGCGCTGACCGCCTATCCGAACGTGTTGGCCGGTCACACCGCGTACGGTGAGTATCTCGCCAGCCGCAACGACCGCGTCGGCGCCGAGCGGGAGTTCCTGGCGGGCGAGGGCCCCAACCGCGATCAGCCCGATGCGGTGGTGAAGCTCGGCGAGCTGTACGCGCAAGAGAAGCAGTTCGGGAAGGCGATCGATCAGTTCAAGCGGCTGGTCGAGATCGCCGGCAACGACCCGCGCTCGCACCTCTTGCTGGCCGCCAGTTACGCCGCGAACAACCAGTTCGACAAGTCGCGCGACGAGTTCAAGGCGTCCTACAACCTCCAGCACACCTCGGAAGCGCTGCTCGGGCTGGGGCAGGCCGATCTACGCACGCGCAACTATGCCGAGTGCGCGCAGGTCTACGACGCGATCGATCGCGGCGCGCCGCAGCTCGCACGCCAGCAGCCGGCGATCCTGTATTCGCTGGGCCAGTGCTACGAAGGCGCCAAGCAGAACGACAAGGCGCGCTCGACCTACCTGCGGCTGTTGAGCTATCTCCCGCCGGGCTCACAGGCCGCCGGTGAGGTGAAGTCGCGCATCGCCTCGCTCGACCATGCCAACCAGCCGGCGCGCAAGCCTGCGGCCAAGCCGACCGCGTCGCCCAAGCAAGCCGCCCTGGCGCACAAGCCGAAGCCGAGCCCGACGCCGACTCACTAG
- a CDS encoding histone deacetylase, producing MLVAYDEGLTTHLAGVPHPESPDRVRVVAHELERRGMLGERLDPRVARPDEIARVHPAGYIELVRRTCASLEDGDVAQLITGDTIVDETSYEGAARAVGAALVALEHAVTNRRAAFALVRPPGHHAEPARGMGFCVFNNVAIAARTFAQDTGGRALVWDFDYHHGNGTQAATGGGVSFFGTHADPAYPGTGDPRDNRVTAGAAMVNVPIDARGIATEGFVAIHTRALRALAERVQPRLIVVSAGYDVVAGDPVGDLGVEPSFARQMGRLVREIADTYCDGRALFVLEGGYDPHTLAGCVAETILGFEEATEVERTDVQAIPPRQRALVREVEDAALTS from the coding sequence ATGCTCGTCGCGTACGACGAAGGCCTCACCACCCACCTGGCCGGCGTTCCGCACCCGGAGTCGCCGGACCGGGTGCGGGTCGTCGCGCACGAGCTCGAACGCCGCGGCATGCTCGGCGAGCGGCTTGACCCGCGCGTCGCGCGGCCCGACGAGATCGCGCGCGTCCATCCCGCCGGGTACATCGAACTGGTCCGGCGGACGTGTGCCAGCCTCGAAGACGGCGACGTCGCACAGCTGATCACCGGCGACACCATCGTCGACGAGACGTCGTACGAAGGCGCAGCACGCGCCGTCGGCGCGGCGCTGGTCGCGCTCGAGCACGCCGTCACCAATCGCCGCGCCGCGTTCGCGCTGGTGCGGCCGCCGGGCCATCACGCCGAGCCCGCGCGCGGGATGGGCTTTTGCGTGTTCAACAACGTCGCGATCGCGGCGCGCACCTTCGCGCAGGATACCGGCGGGCGCGCGCTGGTTTGGGACTTCGACTACCATCACGGCAACGGGACGCAGGCCGCCACCGGCGGTGGCGTCTCGTTCTTCGGCACGCACGCCGATCCGGCGTATCCCGGCACCGGCGATCCGCGCGACAACCGCGTCACCGCCGGCGCGGCGATGGTCAACGTGCCGATCGACGCGCGCGGGATCGCGACCGAGGGTTTCGTCGCGATCCACACCCGCGCGCTGCGCGCGCTGGCCGAACGCGTGCAGCCGCGCCTGATCGTCGTCAGCGCCGGCTACGACGTCGTCGCCGGGGATCCGGTCGGCGATCTGGGCGTCGAACCGTCGTTCGCGCGGCAAATGGGCCGGCTCGTCCGGGAAATCGCCGATACCTACTGCGACGGCCGCGCGCTGTTCGTGCTCGAGGGCGGCTACGATCCGCACACGCTCGCCGGCTGCGTCGCCGAGACGATTCTCGGCTTCGAAGAGGCGACCGAGGTCGAACGCACCGACGTGCAAGCGATCCCGCCGCGCCAACGGGCGCTGGTTCGCGAAGTCGAAGACGCCGCATTGACATCATGA
- a CDS encoding MauE/DoxX family redox-associated membrane protein — protein sequence MNIVILILRVALGAIFIVAGASKIGHAAFFAAQIAGFRILPQAVVAPLALVLPFLEVLLGAYLVVGLFTRQAAWIAALLLLIFDAAIASAVVRGMAIDCGCFGPSDATLTTWSEVARDAIFVVLAVIVALRAPGRLALDHRLNKGS from the coding sequence ATGAACATCGTCATTCTGATCCTCCGGGTCGCGCTGGGCGCGATCTTCATCGTCGCGGGTGCCTCGAAGATCGGGCACGCCGCGTTCTTCGCGGCGCAGATCGCGGGCTTTCGCATCTTGCCGCAGGCCGTGGTCGCGCCGCTCGCGCTGGTGCTGCCGTTCCTCGAAGTGCTGCTCGGCGCGTACCTGGTCGTCGGCTTGTTCACTCGTCAGGCCGCTTGGATCGCGGCGCTGCTGCTGCTGATCTTCGACGCGGCCATCGCGTCGGCGGTCGTACGCGGCATGGCCATCGACTGCGGCTGCTTCGGGCCGAGCGACGCCACCCTGACCACCTGGAGCGAGGTCGCACGCGACGCGATCTTCGTCGTGCTGGCCGTCATCGTCGCCCTGCGCGCGCCCGGAAGGCTGGCGCTCGACCACCGTCTCAACAAGGGATCATGA
- a CDS encoding TlpA disulfide reductase family protein — protein MNRKTLIYGTLAVVIIAIIAAIGLANRNAVPNAASQAPMQSKLKVGDTAPEFKVDTNAGPFDLASVQTPVLLEVFATWCPHCQHETVILNDLATKYQGKIAMVAVSGSPYGMDGSSPESLADVNTFGQTFRVRYPLAFDPQLTVGQQYLLGGYPTIVLIKPDKKIAFLKDGEIPEADLVKAINGVL, from the coding sequence ATGAACCGCAAGACGCTCATTTACGGCACGCTGGCCGTCGTCATCATCGCGATCATCGCCGCCATCGGGCTGGCGAATCGCAACGCGGTGCCCAACGCCGCTTCGCAAGCGCCGATGCAATCGAAGCTCAAGGTCGGCGACACGGCGCCCGAGTTCAAGGTCGACACGAACGCCGGACCCTTCGACCTGGCCAGCGTGCAGACGCCGGTGCTGCTCGAGGTCTTCGCGACCTGGTGCCCGCACTGCCAGCACGAGACGGTCATCCTCAACGATCTCGCCACCAAGTACCAAGGCAAGATCGCGATGGTCGCCGTGAGCGGCAGTCCCTACGGGATGGACGGCAGCAGCCCCGAGTCGTTGGCCGACGTCAACACGTTCGGCCAGACGTTCCGGGTCCGCTATCCGCTGGCGTTCGATCCGCAGCTCACGGTCGGGCAGCAGTACTTGCTGGGCGGCTATCCCACCATCGTCCTGATCAAGCCCGACAAGAAGATCGCCTTCCTCAAGGACGGCGAGATCCCGGAAGCGGACCTGGTCAAGGCGATCAACGGCGTCCTCTAG
- a CDS encoding phospholipase D-like domain-containing protein — protein sequence MPALAARVAGARDVALGAYILPPGPVHDALIAAAHRGAHVDVVLPRAPWPDSTGELAGENAANARELRAAGAHVRLVGDDGHTTFHLKAAVCDGVAYLDDRNWTHSGRDLVVADDDPDAVALVRRSLAGHGGSVDGLATRKDRAQALELDLLAHAGAAPVTLETEAIGAGPLTAALAHHAASGAPTTLIVNGAESGRAHAVLSHLRGAGVEVRAGSSNAKLALVGDRAWIGSTNATFAGGSYGAQLDWGTVTADVSLVAAVKAALARDVGDSVATSDPARPPAAGRESSGRPG from the coding sequence GTGCCCGCGCTCGCCGCGCGGGTCGCCGGCGCGCGCGACGTCGCGCTCGGCGCGTACATCCTGCCGCCGGGACCGGTGCACGATGCGCTGATCGCCGCGGCCCACCGCGGCGCCCACGTCGACGTCGTCTTGCCGCGCGCGCCGTGGCCGGACAGCACCGGCGAGCTCGCGGGAGAGAACGCCGCGAATGCGCGCGAGCTGCGCGCGGCCGGCGCGCACGTACGCCTGGTCGGCGACGACGGTCACACGACGTTTCACCTCAAAGCCGCCGTCTGCGACGGCGTCGCGTATCTCGACGATCGCAACTGGACGCACAGCGGGCGAGATTTGGTCGTCGCCGACGACGATCCGGACGCGGTCGCGCTGGTGCGCCGCTCGCTGGCCGGCCACGGTGGTTCGGTCGACGGCTTGGCGACGCGCAAGGACCGTGCCCAGGCGCTCGAGCTCGACCTGCTCGCACATGCCGGCGCCGCGCCGGTGACGCTCGAAACCGAAGCGATCGGCGCCGGGCCGCTGACGGCCGCGCTCGCCCATCATGCCGCGAGCGGCGCACCGACGACGCTGATCGTCAACGGCGCCGAGAGCGGACGCGCCCACGCGGTGCTCTCGCATCTGCGCGGTGCCGGCGTCGAGGTGCGCGCCGGCAGCAGCAATGCCAAGCTGGCGCTGGTGGGCGACCGCGCCTGGATCGGCTCGACCAACGCGACCTTCGCCGGCGGCAGCTACGGCGCGCAACTGGACTGGGGAACGGTGACCGCCGACGTCTCGCTGGTCGCCGCGGTGAAGGCGGCGCTGGCGCGAGACGTCGGCGATTCGGTCGCGACTAGCGACCCGGCGCGCCCGCCGGCGGCTGGGCGGGAATCATCGGGCCGCCCGGGTTGA
- a CDS encoding sigma-E factor regulatory protein RseB domain-containing protein, whose amino-acid sequence MRTARLFALFGALLVSAPAGLVAAARAATPQPSTDARPLIVAAVAAPRHVSFVGQMSSIVSGTHQAFAYVAKIEHRAPDETRRTYLAPRGVYGEYVITHGAISYDVEPLNKRVVVSENKTVVDPVAIVDDIALLDGNYRAVRSATDNVADRRTDVVDLVSRYTGERVMRLWIDSDMHVVLAKEAYHSDGSLAWRTRFDEIRYTDAIPEAIFSTSVPSGYDTVRGRSYSRQGALPGAITEAGFTPITPKYLPDGFILTGADVSRTPEGIKNLHLLYTDGIRNLSLFENASDRAVDFSDMQAHATSFEGHDAQYAHDGSDTLLSWRERRLTFLLVGDLDLTELVPIAKSVVP is encoded by the coding sequence GTGCGGACCGCTAGGCTCTTCGCGCTCTTCGGCGCGCTCCTGGTGAGCGCGCCGGCCGGGCTCGTCGCGGCCGCGCGCGCCGCCACCCCGCAGCCGAGCACGGATGCGCGCCCGCTGATCGTCGCGGCGGTCGCCGCGCCGCGCCACGTCTCGTTTGTCGGACAGATGTCCTCGATCGTCAGCGGGACGCATCAGGCGTTCGCGTACGTCGCGAAGATCGAGCACCGCGCACCCGACGAGACGCGGCGCACCTACCTGGCCCCGCGCGGCGTGTACGGCGAGTACGTCATCACCCACGGCGCGATCTCGTACGACGTCGAGCCGCTCAACAAGCGGGTCGTGGTCAGCGAGAACAAGACCGTCGTCGACCCGGTCGCGATCGTCGACGACATCGCGCTGCTCGACGGGAACTACCGCGCCGTGCGCAGCGCGACCGACAACGTCGCCGACCGCCGCACCGACGTCGTCGACCTGGTCAGCCGCTACACCGGCGAACGCGTGATGCGGCTGTGGATCGACAGCGACATGCACGTCGTGCTGGCCAAAGAGGCGTATCACAGCGACGGTTCGCTGGCGTGGCGCACGCGCTTCGACGAGATCCGCTACACCGACGCGATCCCCGAGGCCATCTTCTCCACCAGCGTTCCGAGCGGATACGACACCGTGCGCGGCCGTTCGTACAGTCGCCAAGGCGCGCTGCCGGGTGCGATCACCGAGGCCGGCTTCACGCCGATCACGCCGAAATATCTCCCCGACGGCTTCATCCTGACGGGCGCCGACGTCTCGCGCACGCCGGAAGGCATCAAGAACCTGCACCTGCTCTACACCGACGGCATCCGCAACCTCTCGCTGTTCGAGAACGCCAGCGATCGCGCCGTCGATTTCAGCGACATGCAGGCCCACGCGACCTCGTTCGAAGGCCACGACGCGCAGTACGCGCACGACGGTTCCGACACGCTGCTCTCGTGGCGCGAGCGCCGGCTGACGTTCTTGCTCGTCGGCGACCTCGACCTGACCGAGCTGGTCCCGATCGCGAAGTCCGTCGTCCCCTGA
- a CDS encoding zf-HC2 domain-containing protein — MTSHYDRDTLIDYQHRALDPDADAAVFAHLETCADCLALHDEEAALGERLRALAGAQEREFPSLIKARVWDAVRRERPSVLARLHLRWGPALAVPVAAAFILGVYFGTPVFRGSVPGVAATFYLDEHSAETQDNPLGQGAAPAIYETAANHTASSSAASYIDSADAATLDDAVGADR; from the coding sequence ATGACCAGCCACTACGATCGCGACACCCTCATCGACTACCAGCACCGCGCGCTCGACCCCGACGCGGACGCCGCCGTTTTCGCGCACCTCGAGACGTGCGCCGATTGCCTCGCGCTGCACGACGAGGAAGCGGCGCTGGGCGAACGTCTGCGCGCGCTGGCCGGCGCGCAAGAGCGCGAGTTCCCGTCGCTGATCAAGGCGCGCGTCTGGGACGCGGTCCGTCGCGAACGCCCCTCGGTGCTGGCGCGCCTGCACCTGCGCTGGGGACCCGCGCTGGCGGTCCCGGTCGCCGCGGCCTTCATTCTCGGCGTGTACTTCGGGACGCCGGTCTTCCGCGGGTCCGTGCCGGGCGTCGCCGCCACGTTCTACCTCGACGAGCACAGCGCCGAGACCCAGGACAACCCGCTCGGTCAGGGCGCCGCGCCCGCCATCTACGAGACGGCCGCGAACCACACCGCCTCGTCGTCCGCCGCCTCGTACATCGATTCCGCCGACGCCGCGACTCTCGACGACGCCGTCGGTGCGGACCGCTAG
- a CDS encoding sigma-70 family RNA polymerase sigma factor: MGVPRKPSDPPTPEASAFLEMAMDQYGKATYNFAYRLTGNEADARDLTQEAFIRVYRAWRSFQPGTSFLSWVYRIVTNLYRDELRRRKGRFQEEIPEDNAPQEYGGSRPLAVDPIEDYMAGQLGEPLAIALSQLSPEQRQVVILADIEEYSYQEIADIMGCSIGTVRSRLHRARALLRRLVTRAQQERR; the protein is encoded by the coding sequence ATGGGGGTCCCGCGCAAGCCGTCCGACCCGCCGACGCCGGAGGCCTCGGCGTTCCTCGAAATGGCGATGGACCAGTACGGCAAGGCGACCTACAACTTCGCCTACCGGCTGACCGGGAACGAAGCCGACGCCCGCGATCTGACGCAGGAGGCGTTCATTCGCGTGTACCGGGCTTGGCGCTCGTTCCAACCAGGCACGAGCTTCCTCTCTTGGGTTTACCGGATCGTCACGAATCTCTACCGAGATGAACTTCGGAGGAGAAAAGGACGTTTCCAAGAGGAAATCCCGGAAGACAACGCCCCGCAAGAGTACGGGGGGAGCCGGCCGCTCGCGGTCGATCCCATCGAGGACTACATGGCGGGGCAGTTGGGGGAGCCGCTCGCAATCGCGTTGTCGCAACTCTCCCCGGAACAGCGCCAAGTCGTCATCCTCGCCGATATCGAAGAGTACAGCTACCAAGAAATCGCGGACATCATGGGGTGCTCGATCGGAACCGTCCGGTCGCGACTCCATAGAGCGCGAGCCCTTCTCCGTCGGTTGGTGACCCGGGCGCAACAGGAACGACGATGA
- a CDS encoding divalent metal cation transporter: MAAVHAESQTFPVPRNRGRLWRYLAVAGPGLIVAFADTEAGSITTAATSGAQFGMKLVLLQLLLIVPLFVVQEMTVRLGTVTGKGHAQLIREHYGLGWTWLSLGTMLITNLAALVTEFIGVAGAALIFGIPAAPLVVAAAAVLVGVALSGRYRRAEVFALGLCLLELLFIPAAFAAHPQLGTLVRDGLFGSQPLGNRDYLLLVAGNIGAVIMPWMIFYQQSATVDKGLREADLGLARTDTAIGSVATQLIMVAVIVTCGATLFVHHISVTDAAQAALALVPLTGSKLAGIAFGAGLLGAAMLGALVVSLATAWAFGEAFAWRCSLNAQCVDAKRFYGLYAGMVVVAAGVVLIPHLPLVRITVWVEAFNAFVLPIVLGFLLVLSNDRKILGSRVNSLLGNVVAIGVAIVCVGLGLWMGALTLMGQV, translated from the coding sequence ATGGCCGCCGTCCACGCCGAGTCCCAAACCTTTCCCGTCCCTCGGAACCGCGGCCGCCTGTGGCGCTACCTTGCCGTCGCCGGGCCCGGGCTGATCGTCGCCTTCGCCGACACCGAGGCCGGCAGCATCACCACCGCGGCGACGTCGGGCGCGCAGTTCGGCATGAAGCTGGTGCTCCTCCAGCTGCTGCTGATCGTGCCGCTGTTCGTCGTCCAGGAGATGACCGTGCGGCTCGGCACGGTGACCGGCAAAGGGCACGCGCAGCTGATCCGCGAGCATTATGGGCTGGGCTGGACGTGGCTCTCGCTGGGGACGATGCTGATCACCAACCTGGCCGCGCTGGTCACCGAGTTCATCGGTGTCGCCGGCGCCGCGCTGATCTTCGGCATCCCGGCCGCGCCGCTGGTCGTCGCCGCGGCGGCGGTCCTGGTCGGGGTCGCGCTCAGCGGTCGCTATCGACGGGCCGAAGTGTTCGCGCTCGGCCTGTGCCTGTTGGAGCTGCTGTTCATCCCGGCCGCCTTCGCGGCGCATCCGCAGCTGGGGACGCTGGTCCGCGACGGGCTCTTCGGGAGCCAGCCGTTGGGCAACCGCGACTACCTGTTGCTGGTGGCCGGCAACATCGGCGCGGTCATCATGCCGTGGATGATCTTCTACCAGCAGTCGGCGACCGTCGACAAAGGGCTGCGCGAGGCCGACCTCGGCCTGGCCCGCACCGACACCGCGATCGGCTCGGTCGCGACGCAGCTGATCATGGTGGCCGTGATCGTCACCTGCGGCGCGACCCTGTTCGTCCACCACATCAGCGTCACGGACGCCGCGCAGGCAGCCCTGGCTCTGGTGCCCCTGACGGGCTCCAAGCTGGCCGGGATCGCCTTCGGGGCCGGCCTGCTGGGCGCGGCCATGCTGGGGGCGCTGGTGGTGTCCTTGGCGACCGCTTGGGCCTTCGGAGAGGCCTTTGCCTGGCGCTGCTCGCTCAACGCCCAGTGCGTTGACGCGAAGCGCTTCTACGGCCTGTACGCGGGCATGGTCGTGGTCGCCGCGGGGGTCGTCCTGATCCCCCATCTGCCGCTGGTGCGGATCACCGTCTGGGTGGAGGCCTTCAACGCGTTCGTGCTGCCGATCGTCCTTGGGTTCTTGCTCGTCTTGTCCAACGACAGGAAGATTTTGGGTTCGCGTGTGAACTCGCTCCTGGGCAACGTCGTCGCCATCGGGGTCGCGATCGTGTGCGTGGGACTTGGCCTTTGGATGGGTGCGCTGACACTCATGGGCCAGGTGTAG
- a CDS encoding DUF4382 domain-containing protein, producing MNRLLSALALAALITGSACSAPTSVGSVSPQTLADQSSARHTQDVTGGGGGFNTAAVTVDLYDAALQLGPNAQVNVAIEGVDVVSDGTEYPLVSYASAQIVNLLQLQQVADAIQGQLPAGSYDSLELLVDPSQSTLVNNGTTYPMVFRSGRSKWGTTSSRRRSHSQSTLRGTQDVVGGGGGFMALVAPVSFSASSGGSVSLAVDFNVLESVTVANGVAIVTANLAAADQPSAVNGVVQNQAGQPVVNATIIATDSNGNVDNTTTTASDGSFTLHALNSGAYTISVVNSYTSASGNTVTASGNDPNASPSVPIDLAPSDQLNIGTLID from the coding sequence ATGAACCGCCTTCTTTCCGCCCTCGCGCTCGCCGCTCTTATTACAGGGTCGGCTTGTAGTGCTCCGACGAGCGTCGGCAGCGTTTCGCCGCAGACCCTCGCCGACCAGTCGTCGGCTCGTCATACGCAAGACGTAACCGGCGGAGGCGGCGGCTTCAACACTGCAGCCGTCACGGTAGACCTCTACGACGCGGCGCTGCAGCTCGGACCCAACGCGCAGGTCAACGTCGCGATCGAGGGCGTGGACGTGGTGTCGGACGGCACCGAGTATCCGCTGGTGTCGTACGCGAGTGCGCAGATCGTCAACTTGCTCCAACTGCAGCAGGTGGCGGACGCGATTCAGGGCCAGCTTCCGGCAGGCTCGTACGACTCGCTGGAGCTGCTCGTCGATCCCTCGCAGTCGACGCTGGTCAACAACGGCACGACGTATCCGATGGTCTTCCGCAGCGGGCGCTCGAAGTGGGGCACGACCAGCTCGCGCCGCCGCTCGCACTCGCAGAGCACCCTACGCGGAACGCAAGACGTCGTCGGCGGCGGCGGCGGCTTCATGGCACTCGTCGCGCCGGTCAGCTTCAGCGCCAGCTCGGGCGGGTCGGTGAGCCTCGCCGTCGACTTCAACGTCCTCGAGTCCGTGACCGTGGCCAACGGCGTCGCGATCGTGACCGCGAACCTTGCGGCTGCGGATCAGCCCTCGGCCGTGAACGGCGTCGTGCAGAATCAGGCCGGCCAGCCGGTGGTCAACGCGACCATCATCGCGACCGATTCGAACGGTAACGTCGACAACACGACGACCACCGCATCCGACGGATCGTTCACGCTGCATGCCCTGAACAGCGGCGCGTACACGATCTCGGTCGTGAACTCGTACACGAGCGCCAGTGGGAACACCGTCACCGCGAGCGGTAACGATCCAAACGCGTCGCCAAGTGTCCCCATCGATTTGGCACCGTCCGACCAACTCAACATCGGAACGCTGATCGACTAG